In the genome of Brachypodium distachyon strain Bd21 chromosome 3, Brachypodium_distachyon_v3.0, whole genome shotgun sequence, the window CGTTCCGTGTCGTGCTAGTATAAATGGGATATATGATATCTTGAAGATTAATTCTCCTGGCGATCATGTTTTAAAACTTGTAAATTAGTGTAACAGATTGCGCAGCTCATCGATCTAACGCACGCACACACGATGCAAATTTTGCTCTAAAATAATGTGagttctgaaaattctgatAAAGCAAATGAGTTTGGTAGTAGGATGGATCACTTTCTTCCATCAGCTTTGGGGAGTTTATTCTCCCTGAAAAAAGGATACTAGCCtgcaataaaataaaattatcaaGATATCGCGATGCTCCATGTGACCTTTAATGAGTAGATTCCCCATTCGTGAATCATGATTAGTACGCGCATCTGATCTTGTCCTTGTTTATATTTATCATTACCAGGCCTCACTAAGCATCAGAGGCGGTTACCAGCACGTCTTATCGGTTAGTACTACAGGATAGCACTCAGATTACATCAATGATCAACGGGTACGTATCTGGGGAAATATTGGCAGGTCGCAAAACCGTGTGTATCtcaagtttttcttcttcttcttcatgacAACCTATATTTTAGGAAAGATCGATATACTGGTAATGAGCATACAAGATTGCAAGCACACCATGGTCCTCCCTCTCTTTCCCCTGAAAGAATGCGTTGATTAAAAAGAGAATATTTTTCAGATTTCCCTAAATTATTCTCTTAAAGCTAGGCACAACTGGAAGTGACCTCAAGATTTTCATACACGCAAGTAATTAACCCACTAACTCCTCGTCATTAGCCACTGGGAGTATTCGAACCATCCATCATTTCCCTTCTCTTTGCCATGTTTCTTCCATCCATGCCGGCAAAGGCGTGGACCAGGTGGGCCACGCTAGGCTAAAGAAGGGGTGGGCCTGGTCGCGCATGCCAAAGGCATGGCCCAAGGGAACGCCAATGGGGACGCGGAGTTTGTTGATTGGGCCATAGGATCTTAAAGCGAGCTAGCTGTTCACCTAAAGCCCAAACTGGCCAGGCGCCAACCAACGGCCGAGATGTGCCATGCTCTCTTTAATCTTGATGGTATCATCGCCGCGAGTAAAGCCTGCCTGGCCTGAGAAATTGGCTTGAGATATGCCACGCTCTCTTTAATCCATCGTGAGCCTCCGGAATTCAGAAATCACAGCACGAGGTGGTGGCCGACCACTCTACTGTCGGGGAATTCTAATCACGGTGTGGGGAGGGGGCAGGCTTCCCGTCATAGCTAGCCTACTTGCAACTCGTTTGGGACAAGTGGTAGATAGCTAGTGGGAGAAGAGGTCTTTTCGGAAGAGAATTATGGCCCGCCGTCTAATCTTTGCCTCAAGATTCCACGTACAAAGGTGGTAATTTTCATCATGGTCTCTTTCGTCACCGTGCGCACTTTGTGCTCCGATGATCTTTTCCGTCCATATTAATTCCTTGTGTGGAGCTACCATTGTGTCGGAGAACTCCTTTTCAGTTTCCGGTCGCATTAcatcatccatgcatgcaactaGCACCGAACATTTTAGGCTACCATTCTTCGGGGAGGATTTGGGGAGGTGACAGGGCTAGCTGGTGACAGATGCCCGGAAATATCCCGTGGTGCCAATGAAATGTGCAGTGTCAATCTCGACGACACTATGAAATGCGTAGTCGCCAATCTGTACGAAAATAGTGTCAACCTCGACGACACTAAGAACTGTGCAGGCGCCAGTTCCGACGATTGCAAAGCTTTGAGACGGGGCTCCACGCCTAAAAACAAGGACTTCCAGCTCTTCGCGGACAAGATTGCAGCAAGCTGTGACCTTGCAAGTTGCAAGACAGACACATAACGGTGGCGGGTCAGAATACCCTCGTCAGACCTATCCTCGTCTTTCAAGTTGTATACCACCTCAAACCCTTATCGGTACTAAGGTGGCAACCTCGACAAGCTGCGAATGGCCTTTTTCTGGACATGAGCAGACAAAGTTTTGGGAGGGTAGGAGAGAATGTGAAGTCGGATGAGAACTAGGATCTCTAATTTCATTTGCTCCACTGGCTTTCGTCTCTCGGTGTGAGTGTCAGGGTGTGAGTGTCAGCCAACAGAGTGCTTCCGTCGCTGGTGTTCTATCCGATCTCGATGCATTTCACCGCTCCAACGAAAATTCCCTCTTCCCCTATAGTATTCCAGCTTGGTAGTTTCCACCGCATGTCCAAGCGTTGAGCCCTAGGATTTGACGGTTGACTTGACTAACGTTTTACGCCCAGTCATTCCGGGTAACGCTTTGCATCGTCTATCTTACTACTGCTGCTGGGTGCTGGCACAGAATTAGCTGATGTTTATTCCTTAGGTACCATCATTGCTTATTTTTCAAGAAAAGTGTCGACCGATCTCTCCGGGAGGTCTCGGTATCCTTGAtttggagaagatcttgagaGCCTTGCAGCTCGGGTGGCCGTGCTGGAGCGGAAGGACTCGGCTAAGCCTTGGGTTGGAATAGGCAACCTACATGATAGCACGGATCATGTTTTGAATCTGGATATTTGTTGATGACCTCATAGCGAACAACCATGAGAGATGTGTTGATGGAAATGATTTTGGGGTGACCTCTTCAATTTCAAATGACACCCCAAACAATGTTCGGTGTTCCTGTTTATAATTTTCTTGGCAAGCAGGCGCTTTTTCTTTTCACCACGCGACCAACACAATATTTTCCCAAAATATGAAAGGAAGAAGGAAGTTGTGCAATAGACGAGGGAATGATGGCCGAGCCTTCCCCTCGTTTAAGCATGACGAAACgatagaagaaaagaaagattgCTCGTGGGCCAAGCGGTCTAATCTTGTCCAGGTACTCTATGTGCTTTGATTATCTGTAATTGACTCATGGGTCACGGAGGATGGACGGTCACAGTGTGCCTTGACAGACCAAGAGATCCGACCTAGGATTCAGCTTTGCCTCTAAAGGCATACATGACGGTTTGCGGGTGGCCTGGGCGTGGGTATTTACGTACAAAAGTATATATTTAGCAGCCACACGGGTATAATCTTTGCTGAGCACAGGGAGATAAGAAAAGGGACAGGTTTGAAGAAACCTTTTTCCTGGTGCGACCGGTGGTGGCATCATGACAAGAACTGTGCAAACATATCCCACTTAATGTGTtgtttcaaaattcaaatacgTTAAAGATCAGTTGGCCAATATTTGGATATGCCTGAAATTTCGGCGTTACCCCATAGGGCCGTGCATAATCATTGCGATGTTCTAAATCAAGCCGCATACCGCGACCAATTTATTTGGCCCTGGAGCTAAGCCAAAGGCTCATGCCATCACGTTGAGCCTAATGGTCTGAAATCCGCACCATAACCAGACCAATCCATGATCACGTCGGTGTCCAGGCTAAACAACAGTATAGATTGTTGAACGGAATGAACGTGCAATTCTGCGACCAACTTACTGAGCCTGCCAGTTGATCATCAGCGAAGATTTAGGTGGCAGTAAAGCAAAATAAGGCGTCTTCTAGATAATCCATTCGCATTAAGCAAAAGCAGTGTATTGTCAGCTAGAGCCTAGAGATCCATTAaggtacatatatacatacaacAGTGCGATTTCGTAATTCTTCCACAGATAGGAACTTGCAACTGATCACATTTTATGTCTCACAAGACGTCATCTTCTTGTAAGTACAGGCCACCATCAGTCTCGACCGGCAAAGAAGGCGGGGTTCCAGGTGGAATGCAAGCGGCCCCGTTATCACCTGCAATGGTACATAATGCCTCTGCATCCTGAATAGCCTGGTCAATATTGATCTGACCACTGAGCTCATTTATGAACTTGAGAAGGGTGTCGAAGTCCATCCCTTCCCCGATTATCCGCTGACGGTACCTTTTCAAGATAGCGACGCACAAGTACAGGTGGAAATGTTCTGACAAATATTGAGTCCACAAAACTTCCCACAAAAGCATGATCTGGTCAAAACTGAACTCCCTGCAATCACGAGAAATTGAATCGACTTAGAACTTGGAAGAGAGCGTGGATGACTGCTAACATTTTTGCTTGGGAATTCACTGAATAAACTCATTTCTTGTGCACTTCGCCTTTGTCAACCAAAATATTCCGGAAGGCTGAAAATACTGATAATATAGAGAACAGTTCACGTTACCTCTTCTAGGTCAGTAACCACTACGGTAGCCAAACAAAAACGAGCATACTAGGTATGTATGTATGGTTCCGTAGGTTAGCCTTGTGGCAAGGACTAATTTTTCTCTgccagaaaagaaaggaaatcTATGCTCACCTTGCCCAAGAATAAGATTAGACCCAGAACCAAAACGTGAATCCTACCCAGTAAGCAATGCCACATAGGGCGGGGGAGTGGTCTGTACTCTGTACCAAACACAACCAGCATCATCCCTGGCGATCCAAAGACTGCTAAAGGTACAATTGGTTGCCCCGTTTTGCTAAAGAGACATTAACCTCACACTCTATTGGATGGCTTGGCAAATGAAGGTAAGGGCCTATTTGCTGTAGTAACCAATCAAGTGTTACTAGATTAGTGACAGCAAGGTACTGTAATAAAATAACCATCGCTGCTGCCACGAATTAGTAACTATAAACAACTATGCTGCTGGCCAGTAAACTATGGTGAAATTTGGCCTTCTTAGAAGCAACATATTTGCTTCATCTGGCCTTTAAGCTACTGAAGAACACCTCTTTCACCAGTTCTAGATTTCAGTAAAATTGATGTGAAATACAAAATAAGCAGACTGAGAATCTATAATGCAGTGCGAGAAGTTAAAGATGGAAGCTAAACTGATTGGTGGCACATATTAAACAAATGACACCTCCAAGAAATCCAAGTGTGTAAGGTACAAAACACTACAAATTTCatgataaaagaaaaatattaccTTTTGAATTGTATAAGAACCCAACGGAAACAGAAGAAGTAGTTCAAACAGTCATTCTGCCTAAAATAGTTATGCAATGGAGGATCGAGAAGCTCCACAAGCTATGAGGTAGAAATAACACACAAGTTAGTAGTGCGTATTcataaagattttttttaaaaaggagATCAATAAAACTAGTTACTATGAGCACTAAGCTGAACGGCATTCATCAAGGACCATGAATAGCAATAACATGGTAGGGATTAGAAGACAGTGCCATGGGATTGACGATAGCTATGAAAGTAATAGATTTATATAATGCAACGTCTTACACAGTTTAAGATCCTTAAAGCCTTCTAAGGACATAAAGCACTGTGGCATTTGACAAAGAACTGAGGGAACCATACAAGATTAACACCGGATCAATAAGTATATGCCCAAAGGCCAAAGCAAAGTTTTTTTACGAAATTTGTACAAGAAATGCCAACTACACGAGATTCAAGCAAATACTAGTATTGACCCTTAACAGGAATAtctatcacatcacatcacaagcaaaacggagaaagtacaacATGGTTACTACTTAACTGTTCAGCAGTCAGCACTTAGCATGGTGAATGGATAGTCCAGAGTCCATACATACCTTCGACAATGCAAGAAGTTGAGCATGCATGCCATTCTGGTCACGGTTAAAATTTCCTCCTAGTCGTTCCATCAGAGAAGCAAAGCACCAAAATGATTCCGACTCATCTTCCATGACATGAAGTATAGGTGCCAAAAAATCACTCATTCCCTGGAAGACAGAAAATCATATATTATAGTACAGTTCCAGCAAGATAAAAGACAAAACAGTgtggtaaaagaaaaaaataaatttatgtAAGGTTAGAGGTACAACCCTGCATGCaaataataatataaaaatattatatactccctcggatccataatagctttgtactaaatcagctacacttattatggatcggagggagtagatagcAACTTAGTGACAGCAAGACTTGCTGTGTCAGTATCAACTATCAAGTATCAACCACCAAACGGCCAATGTACCAACATGAAGTGGCTGTACATACGTGTCATCACGACAGAAATACAAACACATGCGCAGGAAAATTCCAGCCTAAATGCATCCTAAGATGGCATGCCTAACTCTCTTAATACTTGTAGTTCTACTAATAGATCTAACTGGAACGCTGGAAGTATATACACAAATGAATATATGCCAGGGCTTTAGTAATGCATTATGTATCTGAGTATCTCTGATGCCATTGTCTTCAACCATTATGTATCTCTAATACTTAATAGTTCAATCAGGCCCAAGAGAAGGTCGCCTATGACACATGAAGACAGCTAGTGGACaccgggtttttttttcagtaatGCCGGATGGTGTTAACCATTACATGAAGCGCAATTGCAGATGCAGGGAAATATGCAAAATGTACTTACTTGACAATAACCAAGGTCAAAATTATAGAAGGAATATGTCAACAAGATGTCACGTAGAACTACAACATTCCGATTGTCATCCCCTTCATAGAACGGAACAGCCCTATCTGTTCTCACCTTCATACAAAAAATTTAGAGCCTCAAAATGTAAgccaaaatattacaaaacagaACTATGTAAGAAGCAGCCAGTTGAAAGGAAAAGTGGAAACTTATTCGTACCACGTCCTTGTCAATAAGGCCTTTTCTTTCCCTAAACTTGGTGAACCTTTTAGCTTGCGTGGCTGAGATACTCTGCAAATGGTATAAGCCATATCATGATTGTTTATGTAATGAAGAGTGGCGTATCCCCTGACGTGAAAGTGGTGTACTTCTATAGGACAAAAATAAAGGAGCTGAAAGTGATCTAACAATACTTCCAACGGCGTGCTATTTATGCAACCGACAAAATGCTTTCAAAAAGAACCAGCTAACTGGAGAATAAGAAGTCCAGAAACTTTCTTAAAGTTCATTTTTCCTACTCCTCTcaagcacacacacacacaagcaaGGGACTGGAAGTCCCAACCAGCTTCAATAATTTGTGCAGGAAAAGAACAGTGTCAGTCTCTGAATTGCAGAACAGTGAACTTATGACCGTGACTAACCTTCCACTGGGATTTAATGGCTTCGTATTCTTCTCGTTTCATGGCAGCAAGATATTCCCTCTCAGCTTGTGTTGAATCATATTCATGATACCCCAACAAGAATTTCCAGACCTGCAGGTTTGGtatcaaaatatatgtatTAAGTTGCCTTGGTGAGTGATTATAGCAAATCAGGGTTTAAGTATAAAACCTCCTTTCTAAGGACATGATCAACACCGCCATAGAAAACCTTTTTCCTCAGTGCCTTTGAATCCATAATTCTACCTTCAGGATCTAAGAAAGCTCTCCACTGTCCAAAGATATTAAGAAAAGGATtcagaggaaaaagaaatggtACTGACAACATGACCAATACATGAATAAGTGCTAGATGATTGATGATGAAGATCCATAAAACTAAGAACATGATATTCAGAATAAACTCACAGTTCTTGGTGACTGAAATAAATTCAGGTTAGCTTTTGTAAAGCGATCTTTTTAAGTCACGGTAAGTGTACAACACAGTGCAGCTTAGCCTGTGACATGACCAGACATATCTAAGGGTTTGCACTGCAGAAAAAAAGTAATGACCTATAATCTGCGTAGACCTTCAGAAACCATCTGTACATATCGAAGGTTGTATCTGATTTAAAGGTTTGATTGCCAGCCATAAGGAGTAATATTTGCAACTCATGGCCATTAGAAGTACTTGAAGATTTCCTTCAGATACAAGTCATAAACCAAAGTTGAACCTGAGGGCCCTGCAGTCTACAGTATGTGCCTGAGACTAGGTGAATCTTGGTAATGCAAATGTCCAACTTTAGTATTACAAGTCTCATGATTGAACCGGACTTGATTGTCCCAAGGATCATAATCTTTATGCTAATAAACACACCAGAACTATAATGCTCGACTCATCCAACTGTTTAGCTACACCGCATACACAAGGATGTAGAGACAATTCTGCAGATTCAGTTGCAGACATGGAGACAAATACTATCACTATGCCAGCATAGTATCTGTAACATGGACTTTTGGCATAGTCAATCAAATGAACAAatggaaaaaataatttaatcGATAAATCGGAGAATTGGTACCTCATCGACGGTTAATGGGCTGCCTCTCTTTTTACCCCACACTAGCAGCAACTCATCAGACTACCAAAAGAGTAAGAAAACAAATGTTACATAAGCAGAAGTATGGTGTATAAATAGTTTATAAATTATAACCATGGAAGGTTAAGCCGGTTCAAACTTTCGACATCATCAGAGGTAAGAAGATAACACTAAGTGACAAAACCGTTCTCAATTTTAATTTCAGCTAAACTGTTAGTGAATTTGGGTTCGGTAATTTTCAGAAGCTACATCAATACAGCCTCCAATGACTGATGGGCAGGTCATGGTATTAAACTAGAGCAAACATCAGAAGAATATGGTACTCCcttcatccaacaaaagatgtctcaagtttgtcaaaatttgaatgtatctagacatgacttagtgtatagatgcattcaaatttagtcaaaattgagacatcctttgttggacggaggaagtaagaAACTTGATTATTGCCGATTTTCAATTTGCATTTATTGCCAATTTGATTTAAACATgaaagtaaaaataaataatcaaaTGTGAGTCCCTAGAGATGGTAAGCAACTGCTTCAAGATGTGGTTCAGTGCTACAATTTGCGGTGCTTCAATGGATACAAATACAAATATCATTCAACATATATGTTACCTCTGTCGAATCTGAGAGCACAGAAGTGTCATCTTGTGTTATTTGCTGATCTTTGTATTTATCGCTTATTCTGTTGTCCCAAACATGTTCCTGTTTTTGCCGTCCATAAGCATGAGAACCACTACTATGATTTTCCCGAAAGAGACTCGATGTTGTGTCGCGAGCAAACTTTGTAACCagtgagaatttctccaaaactTGAAGCGAAAGATCACGACCTGGATCATTCAATTTGTGCTTTTGCTTTGAACCATATTCATATATGCTAGAAGGCCCCCCATGTTTGGCATCATCCCCATGCCTAGCTTCATTAACTGAACCAGCGAAGCTGAACGAATTCTGTCGTGA includes:
- the LOC100828896 gene encoding TBC1 domain family member 15 encodes the protein MRGEAAADAGAGYPRSPEPHDLSDDSDYAAAAAASASIHAAIRSDMADIGSEETARVDVVYEKERVTIHPTQYGSSRISGKLRLYLQLGALFLSWEPNEGVDSFSTSSVTAEIEKYRNLYTIQALPVSDIRFIRRYNPTFGLEYIIIVLSSGLAFPPFYFYNGGTRELFATMKQHVFIIRSDDDPTLFLVNDFEDPLQKSLSSLELPGVATVANAMSRQNSFSFAGSVNEARHGDDAKHGGPSSIYEYGSKQKHKLNDPGRDLSLQVLEKFSLVTKFARDTTSSLFRENHSSGSHAYGRQKQEHVWDNRISDKYKDQQITQDDTSVLSDSTESDELLLVWGKKRGSPLTVDEWRAFLDPEGRIMDSKALRKKVFYGGVDHVLRKEVWKFLLGYHEYDSTQAEREYLAAMKREEYEAIKSQWKSISATQAKRFTKFRERKGLIDKDVVRTDRAVPFYEGDDNRNVVVLRDILLTYSFYNFDLGYCQGMSDFLAPILHVMEDESESFWCFASLMERLGGNFNRDQNGMHAQLLALSKLVELLDPPLHNYFRQNDCLNYFFCFRWVLIQFKREFSFDQIMLLWEVLWTQYLSEHFHLYLCVAILKRYRQRIIGEGMDFDTLLKFINELSGQINIDQAIQDAEALCTIAGDNGAACIPPGTPPSLPVETDGGLYLQEDDVL